One genomic window of Caldivirga maquilingensis IC-167 includes the following:
- the tatA gene encoding twin-arginine translocase TatA/TatE family subunit — protein MIGSVWDWIIVIAVVLILFGGASKIPELFRALGRAVGEFKKGQVEVERELRQLTNEPQSNQTNISKQDNTVNNKDEEAQELRRQIEELRKKIEELERKKSQN, from the coding sequence ATGATTGGTAGTGTTTGGGATTGGATAATAGTGATTGCGGTGGTGTTAATATTGTTTGGTGGTGCTAGTAAGATTCCTGAGTTGTTTAGGGCGTTGGGTAGGGCTGTGGGTGAGTTTAAGAAGGGGCAGGTTGAGGTTGAGAGGGAGCTTAGGCAATTAACCAATGAACCCCAATCAAACCAAACCAACATAAGTAAACAAGACAACACAGTGAATAATAAGGATGAGGAAGCCCAGGAATTAAGAAGGCAGATAGAGGAATTAAGAAAGAAAATCGAGGAATTAGAGAGGAAGAAATCACAGAATTAA
- a CDS encoding metallophosphoesterase family protein produces the protein MLIAHISDVHLGRRQYGLEARARDYEAAFLNAISEIIKLREERGVDVVLVTGDLFDNPRPSPSTYLTAIKGFSRLRDSGLNVIITRGNHDASVINPVDNPISVLSSSGLVKYLDLDYIDYGKLRIIGVGCVPGSEHGKLTRGLRGLMGGGLNIVMMHQYIEGAPYRYPMPNIDYYSIPADELPIDAYYAVGHIHEHALRHPSLNAVYPGSLEIWDSQEFETYVLNNGKLSKVKEQDPKGFLLLDVNEGAGRVKVEPVRLHGGRRMIKVLVNINGESPSVFREHLSELSSLNYRDAYVEVNVTGELSEGFSVRDYGFNTIKGLISDALKVNVKLTVTRRSSVKGQVVHGLIELIQSVLGKNLGNEAMVNAVLRALDLVSDGKVNEARVTLEKALGIGDDAEWLQWS, from the coding sequence GTGCTCATTGCGCACATATCTGATGTGCACTTAGGTAGGAGGCAGTATGGGCTTGAGGCTAGGGCTAGGGATTATGAGGCAGCGTTCCTTAATGCTATTAGTGAAATCATTAAGTTACGTGAGGAGAGGGGGGTTGATGTTGTCCTTGTTACGGGGGATCTATTCGATAATCCAAGGCCATCCCCATCAACCTACCTAACCGCAATTAAGGGTTTTAGTAGGCTTAGGGATTCAGGCCTTAATGTTATTATAACCAGGGGTAATCATGACGCTTCCGTTATTAATCCTGTGGATAACCCAATAAGCGTACTATCATCATCAGGCCTGGTTAAGTACCTTGACTTGGATTACATTGATTACGGTAAGTTAAGGATCATTGGTGTAGGCTGCGTACCCGGTAGTGAACATGGTAAACTCACCAGGGGTTTAAGGGGGTTAATGGGGGGTGGTTTAAACATAGTCATGATGCATCAGTACATTGAGGGTGCACCGTATAGGTACCCTATGCCTAACATTGACTACTACAGTATACCCGCTGATGAACTTCCAATAGACGCCTACTATGCGGTGGGTCATATTCATGAACACGCCTTGAGGCATCCATCATTAAACGCAGTTTACCCTGGTTCCCTTGAGATCTGGGATTCCCAGGAGTTTGAAACCTACGTTCTTAATAATGGTAAGTTAAGTAAGGTTAAGGAACAGGACCCTAAGGGTTTCCTGCTACTGGATGTTAATGAAGGTGCCGGTAGGGTTAAGGTTGAGCCAGTTAGGCTGCATGGAGGGCGTAGGATGATTAAAGTCCTGGTTAATATTAATGGTGAATCACCATCAGTATTCAGGGAGCATTTAAGTGAGTTAAGTAGCCTTAATTACAGGGACGCCTACGTTGAGGTTAACGTAACCGGTGAATTAAGTGAGGGCTTCAGTGTTAGGGATTACGGCTTCAATACTATTAAGGGTTTAATAAGTGATGCACTTAAGGTCAACGTTAAGTTAACGGTCACGAGGCGTAGTAGCGTTAAGGGGCAGGTTGTGCATGGTTTAATTGAACTTATTCAATCAGTACTAGGTAAGAACCTTGGTAATGAGGCTATGGTTAACGCAGTCCTTAGGGCCCTTGACCTGGTGAGTGATGGTAAGGTTAATGAGGCTAGGGTTACTTTAGAGAAGGCGCTTGGTATAGGGGATGATGCTGAATGGCTTCAGTGGAGTTAA
- a CDS encoding AAA family ATPase codes for MASVELIEVENIRSIRKASVRLSSGVNFIHGLNGAGKTTILDSIALALYGTDWLKRRRIKLSELVTIGASTGAVRLMINIEGRRYIIQRVFTREKVIESQTYVMSDDGSRVAGRDKEVTRWVTENLGVDVELFNLLYVRQGELRDILEVNRREEFKLDKLLKIDSMDKLQTDVLRSIEKRLEGEEKALEAAIRENNDEKDRVERRLSDARVKVKEIESEISKLDGELSVKESELSKLKEEERRLIGIRERFNTLNDELRRLKDELNRINASIKDVEDRIKEREGIRARVKGIEEKLKGMKELRDEISKLEEEERELRGRVIVLESKESTIKGLERQRAELSNQLRETETELEELREKAAGKSELEGKLKETLTRLNELDELKSRKLSLKSELSHIEEELNVLKSSKEPVCPVCKRPLKPEDRERLIKENNEKLRLIREEIREIDSRLKDYSDLKETEEELRNRLTQAKMAAEKIPILESRLRELRSRVNELDEELKTAREEVKELENLRVRHSEVNSRLSELRRRLTEVEMLQEEYVRLNAELAKNPEADLRHLMENKANVEARIRELENEVEALGKELVRLREIEDKVKETEEEVKSLRTRLDKNNGMLSQLKASIKELEDEAGRLRELISKRSERLRFIRGKIQEVAGLINAIDNAKPALRKALLNAINDELKDAFRMLRHKESLIDIYVTEDYEVMVKRSDGKELPVSMLSMGERNLVALVLRFALSKAILGDIPIMLLDEPTEHLDSEHRRRVSNWLRDLSNVVDTLVVTSHVDAFENTADNIIRVEVTSPRGESVAYNA; via the coding sequence ATGGCTTCAGTGGAGTTAATTGAGGTTGAGAACATTAGGTCAATAAGGAAGGCCTCAGTGAGGTTAAGCAGCGGGGTTAACTTCATACATGGCTTAAACGGTGCAGGTAAGACAACTATACTGGATTCAATAGCCCTAGCCCTCTATGGGACTGATTGGCTTAAGAGGAGGAGGATTAAGTTATCTGAGTTAGTTACCATAGGCGCCTCCACTGGTGCTGTTAGGCTTATGATTAATATTGAGGGGCGTAGGTACATTATTCAACGCGTCTTCACCAGGGAGAAGGTTATTGAATCCCAGACATACGTCATGAGTGATGATGGTAGTAGGGTTGCAGGTAGGGATAAGGAGGTGACTAGGTGGGTTACCGAGAACCTGGGTGTTGATGTTGAGCTCTTCAACCTGCTTTACGTTAGGCAAGGTGAGTTAAGGGATATACTTGAGGTTAATAGGAGGGAGGAGTTTAAGCTCGATAAGTTGCTTAAGATTGACTCAATGGATAAGCTTCAGACTGATGTATTGAGGAGTATTGAGAAGAGGCTTGAGGGTGAGGAGAAGGCCCTTGAGGCAGCCATTAGGGAGAACAATGATGAGAAGGATAGGGTTGAGAGGAGGTTGAGTGATGCCAGGGTTAAGGTTAAGGAAATTGAAAGTGAAATCAGTAAACTTGATGGCGAATTAAGCGTTAAGGAGAGTGAACTAAGTAAGCTTAAGGAGGAGGAGAGGAGGCTAATTGGAATTAGGGAGAGGTTCAATACCCTTAATGACGAGTTAAGGAGACTTAAGGATGAATTAAATAGAATTAACGCAAGCATTAAGGATGTTGAGGACAGGATTAAGGAGAGGGAGGGCATTAGGGCTAGGGTTAAGGGGATTGAGGAGAAGCTTAAGGGAATGAAGGAATTAAGGGACGAAATCAGTAAACTTGAGGAAGAGGAGAGGGAACTACGGGGTAGGGTAATAGTCCTTGAATCCAAGGAATCAACAATAAAGGGGCTTGAGAGGCAACGAGCAGAGTTAAGCAATCAATTAAGGGAAACTGAGACTGAATTAGAGGAGTTAAGGGAGAAGGCGGCTGGTAAGAGTGAGTTAGAGGGGAAGCTTAAGGAAACCTTAACGAGGCTTAATGAGCTTGATGAATTAAAGTCAAGGAAACTGTCACTTAAGAGTGAGTTAAGTCACATTGAGGAGGAGTTGAACGTATTGAAGTCATCTAAGGAACCAGTATGCCCAGTGTGTAAGAGACCGTTGAAGCCTGAGGATAGGGAGAGGTTGATTAAGGAGAATAATGAGAAATTAAGGTTAATTAGGGAGGAGATTAGGGAAATCGACTCAAGGCTTAAGGATTACAGTGACTTAAAGGAGACTGAGGAGGAGCTTAGGAATAGGCTTACCCAAGCAAAGATGGCTGCGGAGAAGATCCCCATCCTTGAGTCAAGGCTAAGGGAATTGAGGAGTAGGGTTAATGAACTTGATGAGGAGTTGAAGACAGCTAGGGAGGAGGTTAAGGAATTGGAGAACCTGAGGGTGAGGCATAGTGAAGTCAATTCAAGGCTTAGTGAATTAAGGAGGAGGTTAACTGAGGTTGAGATGCTTCAGGAGGAGTACGTGAGGCTTAATGCTGAGTTAGCCAAGAACCCTGAGGCTGATTTAAGGCATTTAATGGAGAATAAGGCTAATGTTGAGGCAAGGATTAGGGAACTGGAGAATGAGGTTGAGGCACTGGGGAAGGAGTTGGTTAGGCTTAGGGAGATTGAGGATAAGGTTAAGGAGACTGAGGAGGAGGTTAAGAGCCTGAGGACTAGGCTTGATAAAAACAACGGCATGTTAAGTCAATTGAAAGCCAGTATAAAGGAACTGGAGGATGAGGCCGGGCGTTTAAGGGAATTAATCAGTAAGAGGAGTGAGAGACTTAGGTTCATTAGAGGTAAGATTCAGGAGGTTGCGGGGTTGATTAACGCCATAGATAATGCCAAGCCAGCTTTAAGGAAGGCGCTGCTGAACGCCATAAATGATGAATTAAAGGACGCCTTCAGGATGCTTAGGCATAAGGAATCCTTAATCGACATTTACGTAACAGAGGACTACGAGGTCATGGTTAAGAGGAGTGATGGTAAGGAGTTACCGGTGAGCATGCTTTCAATGGGTGAAAGAAACCTAGTGGCCCTAGTGCTTAGATTCGCGTTATCCAAGGCCATACTAGGTGACATACCAATAATGCTACTGGATGAGCCAACCGAGCACTTGGACTCTGAGCATAGGAGGAGGGTTTCAAACTGGCTACGTGACTTATCTAACGTAGTCGATACACTGGTGGTTACGTCACATGTTGATGCATTCGAGAACACCGCTGATAATATTATTAGAGTTGAGGTCACTAGTCCAAGGGGTGAGTCAGTGGCGTATAATGCGTGA